One part of the Microbacterium aurugineum genome encodes these proteins:
- a CDS encoding LGFP repeat-containing protein produces MTEAQIQTFFNSKVSRCLGGRDENNEPIVCLKDFRMNTVTRPADAYCSGYSGAANESAARIIYRVSQACNINPQVLIVMLQKEQGLITHVWPSAWRYRIALGQGCPDTAPCDPNYIGFFHQIYGAARQMQIYMEGKWFQWYAPGKTWNILYNPKASCGSAPVYVANKATSALYYYTPYQPNAAAMRAGYGEGDGCSAYGNRNFYNYFTDWFGSTQSNALGEGAQAISAAWAAAGGKSGSWGNRLDAPACSGSVPCGHVFEKAIAYWQPGKGVILATGSIALWVRSQGVATTGYPDSAPVSVTENGGGVAQSFTKVLVNAGPSGIFAVSGLTRTAHGELGGVRQATGWPTSAKTCSKNTDYCVQSFQKAVISEVGGHAYAVAEPTVLSKYIAEGGPKGRLGIPTSDLVSSSASGGGQEQAFVGGAIGKTSAGVFSMTGEIRVAHSRAGGVSGQLGWVTSDSVCNLPKGACVQTYQKGSVVQTGATAFFVAGPVATFYQSNGGPAGALGYPVSDTIPVSANGGGVAQAFTNG; encoded by the coding sequence ATGACCGAGGCGCAGATCCAGACCTTCTTCAACAGCAAGGTCTCACGATGCCTCGGCGGTCGGGATGAGAACAACGAGCCGATCGTCTGCCTCAAGGACTTCCGGATGAACACCGTCACGCGTCCTGCGGACGCGTACTGCTCCGGCTACTCCGGCGCCGCGAACGAGTCCGCGGCCCGCATCATCTATCGCGTCTCCCAGGCCTGCAACATCAACCCACAGGTGTTGATCGTCATGCTGCAGAAGGAGCAGGGGCTTATCACCCACGTCTGGCCGAGCGCGTGGCGCTACCGGATCGCGCTGGGGCAGGGATGTCCCGATACAGCCCCGTGCGACCCGAACTACATCGGCTTCTTCCACCAGATCTACGGCGCGGCGCGTCAGATGCAGATCTACATGGAGGGCAAGTGGTTCCAGTGGTACGCCCCGGGCAAGACCTGGAACATCCTCTACAACCCGAAGGCGTCTTGCGGGTCGGCCCCGGTCTACGTCGCGAACAAGGCGACCTCGGCGCTCTACTACTACACGCCGTACCAGCCCAATGCCGCCGCGATGCGCGCGGGCTACGGGGAGGGCGACGGATGCTCGGCGTACGGCAACCGCAACTTCTACAACTACTTCACCGACTGGTTCGGCTCCACGCAGTCGAATGCTCTCGGAGAGGGGGCTCAGGCGATCAGCGCTGCGTGGGCGGCGGCTGGCGGGAAGTCCGGATCGTGGGGCAATCGCCTCGACGCGCCCGCGTGCTCGGGATCGGTACCGTGCGGTCATGTTTTCGAGAAGGCGATCGCATACTGGCAACCCGGGAAAGGGGTGATTCTGGCGACGGGATCCATTGCACTGTGGGTGCGCTCGCAGGGGGTCGCCACGACCGGATACCCCGATTCAGCTCCCGTTTCGGTCACCGAGAACGGCGGTGGTGTCGCCCAGTCGTTCACGAAGGTGCTTGTGAACGCGGGTCCGAGCGGGATCTTCGCTGTCAGCGGCCTCACCCGCACAGCCCATGGCGAGCTCGGCGGAGTGCGTCAGGCCACTGGATGGCCGACTTCTGCGAAGACGTGCTCGAAGAACACCGACTACTGCGTTCAGAGCTTTCAGAAAGCCGTCATCTCCGAAGTCGGGGGTCACGCCTACGCGGTTGCGGAACCGACGGTGCTTTCCAAGTACATCGCGGAAGGGGGGCCCAAGGGGCGTCTGGGGATCCCGACGAGTGACCTCGTTTCCTCCAGTGCGAGCGGGGGCGGACAGGAACAGGCCTTTGTCGGAGGCGCGATCGGCAAGACATCTGCAGGCGTGTTCTCCATGACCGGAGAGATCCGCGTCGCTCATAGCAGAGCCGGCGGTGTGAGCGGCCAACTCGGTTGGGTCACGAGCGACAGCGTCTGCAATCTCCCGAAGGGAGCCTGCGTGCAGACATACCAAAAGGGTTCGGTCGTTCAGACCGGTGCCACTGCGTTCTTCGTCGCGGGTCCGGTTGCGACGTTCTATCAGTCCAATGGTGGTCCGGCGGGTGCGTTGGGTTATCCGGTGAGTGACACGATTCCGGTTTCGGCGAACGGTGGCGGTGTTGCGCAGGCTTTCACGAATGG
- a CDS encoding glycosyltransferase, whose translation MGARLRFVLDQLGQIVDPDLASAAVDLAHGVIATAPSGCTVDLIVPAGSEATIRGVGEVRTLGLARRELAASWQLGIAPGVGGGMIHSPSLFAPLVKHDRVHDDDQTTVTLWDLRAWDAPELLSKNQVSWQRGMLRRAVKHADAVVVPSHAVAARLSELARLGDRVRVIAGAPPRGFVVPDDAGRRRNALSLPDEYVVLTGSESSLRDGFRGAVAAAVDAVVLDAPDGAEPRYVEIASAAGLPERRAHVRGALAVEDRAAVLAGASVFAATGDFAGWPWRAVEAMALGVPVVAIDTGSHRDVVADGGTLVAADEIAGAIEQAAGPAAERLRILASDRSRAFSWASSGERLWGLHADL comes from the coding sequence ATGGGAGCTCGGCTGCGTTTCGTTCTGGATCAACTCGGCCAGATCGTCGACCCCGATCTCGCCTCCGCTGCGGTGGATCTGGCCCACGGAGTGATTGCGACAGCACCCTCCGGTTGCACGGTGGACCTCATCGTTCCGGCGGGCTCCGAGGCGACGATCCGCGGAGTGGGAGAGGTGCGCACCCTCGGTCTGGCGCGTCGTGAGCTGGCGGCCTCCTGGCAGCTCGGCATCGCTCCCGGGGTCGGCGGCGGCATGATCCATTCGCCGAGCCTGTTCGCTCCTCTCGTGAAACACGATCGCGTCCACGACGATGACCAGACGACGGTCACGCTGTGGGACCTGCGCGCGTGGGATGCGCCGGAGCTGCTGTCGAAGAACCAGGTCTCCTGGCAGCGAGGGATGCTTCGCCGGGCGGTCAAACATGCCGATGCCGTCGTGGTGCCCTCGCACGCGGTCGCTGCGCGGCTCTCCGAACTCGCACGTCTGGGTGATCGTGTGCGCGTGATCGCGGGGGCGCCGCCTCGGGGGTTCGTCGTCCCGGATGACGCCGGTCGTCGCCGGAATGCGCTGTCGCTGCCGGACGAGTACGTGGTGCTCACCGGCTCGGAGTCGTCCTTGCGGGACGGTTTCCGCGGGGCCGTGGCGGCGGCGGTCGACGCCGTCGTGCTCGATGCTCCGGACGGGGCGGAGCCTCGCTACGTCGAGATCGCATCCGCAGCAGGCCTCCCGGAGCGTCGCGCCCATGTGCGGGGTGCGCTGGCAGTCGAAGATCGTGCGGCCGTGCTCGCCGGTGCGTCGGTCTTCGCTGCGACTGGCGACTTCGCGGGCTGGCCGTGGCGGGCCGTCGAGGCGATGGCCCTCGGAGTCCCTGTCGTGGCTATCGACACCGGCTCCCATCGTGACGTCGTCGCGGACGGCGGCACGCTCGTGGCGGCGGACGAGATCGCAGGTGCGATCGAGCAGGCGGCGGGGCCGGCGGCCGAGCGGCTCCGGATTCTCGCGTCCGACCGATCGAGGGCGTTCTCCTGGGCCAGCTCGGGGGAGCGCCTCTGGGGTCTGCACGCCGACCTGTGA
- a CDS encoding DUF4012 domain-containing protein, giving the protein MSDGRLPVRRRWIGWTIGAFLAFLLIAIGWVTVRGIGAVNDLQDVADGATQLKKTIAAGDLDGAEPVARSVARSAASAVDLTSDPVWQAFGLVPWLGPNFRAVSEIADIADSVSTDALAPLLEVADGLDLASLGFVGGTIDLAPFAEIEKPLRTASTALGAAELQARRIDADATLPPLAEAIDQMRSAVTEAATAVGALHGAAVLLPTMLGGEGPRNYVLAMQNNAEQRSSGGIIGSVALLHAENGKITLQKQASTRDFPALDTPLPLSDSTVALFEDRPGRFLQNITSIPDFTEAGETIAARWTGRFGGTVDGVIAVDAIVAENLMAVTGDLTFGPFTATAENITGILLSEIYAAVPDPAVQDEIFAQAAGALFSAALSGGDPKALIGALAESAEEGRIRIWSAHADEEEFLASSALGGTIPEDDADATYVGVLINDSTGGKMDYYARGAFSTSVGTCNGAPTTQVQVTWTNAAPADAATSLPAYVTGDGYYGVPAGTVRTLIAVYGPAGATPSHIDRDGEEEGVQTAMLDGRSVVQHEVSLAPGESTTITVEYQGTGAGERLTQILHTPLVDEPDATRKPLTCAS; this is encoded by the coding sequence GTGAGCGATGGCCGGCTTCCCGTCAGGCGCCGATGGATCGGGTGGACCATCGGCGCGTTCCTCGCGTTTCTCCTCATCGCGATCGGGTGGGTCACCGTTCGGGGGATCGGCGCGGTGAACGACCTCCAGGACGTCGCAGACGGAGCGACGCAGCTGAAGAAGACGATCGCGGCGGGAGACCTCGACGGCGCGGAGCCGGTCGCCCGGAGCGTCGCGCGCAGCGCAGCGTCGGCCGTCGACCTGACCTCGGACCCGGTGTGGCAGGCGTTCGGCCTCGTCCCCTGGCTCGGTCCGAACTTCCGTGCCGTGAGCGAGATCGCCGACATCGCCGACAGCGTCTCAACGGATGCTCTCGCCCCTCTGCTGGAGGTGGCGGACGGCCTCGATCTCGCAAGCCTCGGGTTCGTGGGCGGCACCATCGACCTCGCCCCGTTCGCCGAGATCGAGAAGCCGCTCCGCACGGCCAGCACCGCGCTCGGAGCTGCGGAGCTGCAGGCCAGACGCATCGACGCCGACGCCACCCTCCCACCGCTCGCAGAGGCCATCGATCAGATGCGGTCCGCCGTCACCGAGGCTGCCACGGCGGTCGGTGCGCTCCACGGCGCCGCCGTCCTCCTGCCGACGATGCTCGGAGGGGAAGGCCCCCGCAACTACGTGCTGGCGATGCAGAACAACGCAGAGCAGCGCTCGTCGGGCGGGATCATCGGCTCAGTCGCTCTGCTCCACGCGGAGAACGGGAAGATCACCCTCCAGAAGCAGGCTTCGACACGGGACTTCCCCGCCCTCGACACCCCCCTGCCGCTCAGCGATTCGACGGTCGCCCTGTTCGAGGATCGGCCGGGCCGCTTCCTGCAGAACATCACCAGCATCCCGGACTTCACCGAGGCCGGAGAGACCATCGCCGCGCGGTGGACGGGACGATTCGGCGGAACGGTCGATGGCGTCATCGCCGTCGACGCCATCGTCGCGGAGAACCTGATGGCCGTGACGGGAGACCTCACGTTCGGGCCGTTCACCGCGACCGCCGAGAACATCACCGGCATCCTGCTCTCGGAGATCTACGCGGCCGTCCCCGACCCCGCCGTACAGGATGAGATCTTCGCCCAAGCGGCCGGTGCGCTCTTCAGCGCAGCCTTGTCCGGTGGGGACCCGAAGGCGCTGATCGGAGCCCTGGCCGAATCCGCCGAGGAGGGCCGGATCCGCATCTGGAGTGCGCACGCGGACGAAGAGGAGTTCCTCGCCTCGTCCGCGCTGGGAGGGACGATCCCCGAGGACGATGCGGACGCCACCTACGTGGGCGTGCTGATCAACGACAGCACCGGCGGGAAGATGGACTACTACGCCCGCGGCGCCTTCTCGACTTCCGTGGGCACCTGCAACGGCGCGCCGACGACTCAGGTGCAAGTGACGTGGACCAACGCCGCGCCCGCGGACGCCGCGACGTCCCTCCCCGCCTACGTCACCGGGGACGGCTACTACGGGGTCCCGGCCGGCACGGTGCGCACACTCATCGCGGTCTACGGCCCTGCCGGCGCGACGCCCTCCCACATCGACCGGGACGGCGAAGAAGAGGGCGTGCAGACAGCCATGCTCGATGGCCGCTCCGTGGTGCAGCACGAGGTCTCGCTCGCGCCGGGCGAGTCGACGACGATCACCGTGGAGTACCAGGGAACCGGCGCCGGAGAGCGGCTCACGCAGATCCTGCACACACCGCTGGTCGACGAGCCCGATGCGACACGCAAGCCACTGACCTGCGCATCGTGA
- a CDS encoding LCP family protein has translation MTLAPPRATQRPLIETRPLRHPDVADSGMMAKRGWWLVALNLLVPGSAQVLAGNRRLGRFGLGATLLAWLLAVVALGLALFARPALLWLTIGGGLFSAAILTVIQVLLVGYIVLWVVLTFDALRLVRLVKVPGPSRLAIPVVALVLLGLVSGGVGYAATAVGSVRSTIGAIFGQSGPSVEPSDGYYNILLLGADSGDGRDSMRFDSISVVSVNADTGAVTITGIPRELPSAPFSEGSPMQELYPNGFEGHGSSTCGWNGWMNHIRNAAEVCREDGGTGLYPDAKANGSEPGIEATKDAAEGVLGIEIPYYVFVDMHGFAELVDALGGVQINVTERLPKGGPPEGWTGTDVNEWAIGWIEPGEQRMDGDTAQWYARSRYTTSDWDRMKRQRELQEAILAQFTPQTVLTRFNEVAAAGTALISTDLPSDKLPEFFDLMLKAKEQPVTTIELTPDSGVDEHQPDYAYIHDLIRQTLHPPTETPTPAP, from the coding sequence GTGACCCTTGCGCCTCCGCGCGCAACACAGCGCCCGCTCATCGAGACACGCCCTCTGCGGCACCCCGATGTGGCTGACTCGGGGATGATGGCCAAGCGCGGGTGGTGGCTCGTCGCCCTCAATCTCCTGGTCCCCGGATCTGCGCAGGTGCTCGCGGGCAACCGCAGGCTCGGCCGCTTCGGGCTCGGCGCGACTCTGCTGGCGTGGCTCCTCGCGGTGGTGGCGCTCGGCCTCGCGCTCTTCGCCCGCCCGGCCCTGCTGTGGCTCACGATCGGAGGCGGGCTGTTCTCCGCCGCGATCCTCACCGTCATCCAGGTGCTCCTCGTCGGCTACATCGTGCTCTGGGTCGTGTTGACCTTCGATGCCCTGCGGCTGGTGCGACTCGTGAAGGTCCCCGGACCCTCTCGCCTCGCCATCCCGGTCGTCGCGCTGGTGCTGCTGGGGCTCGTGAGCGGTGGCGTCGGGTATGCCGCGACCGCGGTGGGGTCGGTGCGCAGCACGATCGGGGCGATCTTCGGGCAGAGCGGACCGAGCGTCGAGCCGAGCGACGGTTACTACAACATCCTGCTCCTGGGTGCGGACAGCGGCGACGGGCGTGACTCGATGCGCTTCGACAGCATCTCGGTCGTCTCGGTGAACGCCGATACCGGGGCCGTGACGATCACCGGCATCCCGCGTGAACTCCCGAGCGCGCCGTTCAGCGAGGGGAGCCCGATGCAGGAGCTCTACCCGAACGGCTTCGAAGGGCACGGCTCTTCCACCTGCGGGTGGAACGGATGGATGAACCACATCCGCAACGCCGCGGAGGTCTGTCGAGAAGACGGCGGCACCGGGCTCTATCCTGACGCGAAGGCCAACGGCTCCGAGCCGGGTATCGAGGCGACGAAGGACGCGGCGGAGGGTGTTCTCGGAATCGAGATCCCCTACTACGTCTTCGTCGACATGCACGGGTTCGCCGAGCTCGTCGATGCGCTCGGTGGAGTGCAGATCAACGTCACCGAGCGTCTGCCCAAGGGCGGACCGCCGGAGGGCTGGACCGGCACCGATGTGAACGAGTGGGCGATCGGCTGGATCGAGCCGGGGGAGCAGCGGATGGACGGTGACACCGCCCAGTGGTACGCCCGTTCGCGCTACACGACGAGTGACTGGGATCGGATGAAGCGTCAGCGGGAGCTGCAGGAGGCGATCCTCGCGCAGTTCACCCCGCAGACGGTGCTCACGAGGTTCAACGAGGTGGCGGCGGCGGGGACGGCTCTGATCAGCACGGATCTCCCGTCGGACAAGCTGCCGGAGTTCTTCGATCTGATGCTCAAGGCGAAGGAACAGCCTGTCACGACGATCGAGCTCACCCCTGATTCCGGAGTGGATGAGCACCAGCCGGACTACGCGTACATCCACGATCTGATCCGGCAGACGTTGCACCCCCCGACGGAGACGCCGACCCCCGCTCCCTGA
- the purE gene encoding 5-(carboxyamino)imidazole ribonucleotide mutase — protein MGSDSDWRVMSDASQALTDFGIPHEVEVVSAHRTPDKLMSYAREARSRGIRVIIAGAGGAAHLPGMLASMTPLPVVGVPVPLAYLDGMDSLLSIVQMPAGIPVATVSIGGARNAGLLAARILGTADTDLADRVDAYARDLEAQVEEKNERLKGSL, from the coding sequence ATGGGATCCGATTCCGATTGGCGCGTGATGAGCGATGCGTCTCAGGCGCTCACCGACTTCGGCATCCCGCATGAGGTCGAGGTCGTCTCGGCCCACCGCACACCGGACAAGCTCATGTCGTATGCGCGGGAGGCACGCTCCCGCGGTATCCGCGTGATCATCGCCGGCGCCGGGGGAGCGGCCCACCTTCCGGGCATGCTCGCCTCGATGACGCCGCTTCCCGTGGTCGGCGTTCCCGTGCCGCTCGCCTACCTCGACGGCATGGACTCCCTGCTCTCGATCGTGCAGATGCCCGCCGGCATCCCCGTCGCGACCGTGTCCATCGGCGGCGCCCGCAACGCGGGGCTCCTGGCGGCCCGCATCCTGGGGACGGCGGACACGGATCTCGCCGACCGGGTGGACGCGTACGCCCGCGATCTCGAGGCACAGGTCGAGGAGAAGAACGAACGGTTGAAGGGGTCGCTGTGA
- a CDS encoding 5-(carboxyamino)imidazole ribonucleotide synthase yields MALRVGVIGGGQLARMMIAPAVELGLEIRVLAEDEGMSAGLAATAVGDYRDIDVVRAFAAGVDVVTFDHEHVPQSVLRALVADGVVVHPGPDALQFAQDKLVMRARLAELGVPQPDWAAVRDVAELQAFLDAHAGAGVVKTPRGGYDGKGVRVVRAAEEAQDWLDALAEGDALLVEELVPFVRELAQQVARRPSGDTVAYPVVETVQRDGVCAEVIAPAPAAAERLVQVAEEIGRTIAEGLGVTGMLAVELFETDDERILVNELAMRPHNSGHWSQDGAVTGQFEQHLRAVVDLPLGSTAPRAAWSVMVNILGGPAEGTLEERFPAAMVEHPQAKIHTYGKAPRPGRKVGHVNVADDDLDDAVYVARAAAAHFV; encoded by the coding sequence ATGGCTTTGCGTGTTGGCGTGATCGGTGGAGGGCAGCTGGCCCGGATGATGATCGCTCCGGCGGTCGAACTCGGGCTGGAGATCCGGGTGCTCGCCGAAGACGAAGGGATGTCCGCCGGACTCGCCGCGACGGCGGTCGGCGACTATCGCGATATCGACGTGGTGCGTGCGTTCGCCGCAGGAGTCGACGTCGTCACGTTCGACCACGAGCACGTGCCGCAGTCCGTGCTGCGTGCCCTCGTCGCCGATGGTGTGGTCGTGCACCCGGGCCCCGACGCCCTCCAGTTCGCCCAGGACAAGCTCGTCATGCGCGCCCGCCTCGCCGAGCTCGGCGTCCCTCAGCCGGACTGGGCCGCGGTGCGCGACGTCGCTGAGCTGCAGGCGTTCCTCGATGCCCACGCGGGCGCCGGTGTCGTGAAGACGCCTCGGGGCGGCTACGACGGCAAGGGTGTGCGCGTCGTCCGCGCGGCGGAAGAGGCACAGGACTGGCTCGATGCGCTGGCCGAGGGCGATGCACTCCTCGTGGAGGAGCTCGTCCCCTTCGTCCGCGAGCTCGCCCAGCAGGTGGCGCGTCGCCCCAGCGGCGACACTGTCGCGTACCCCGTGGTGGAGACGGTGCAGCGCGACGGCGTGTGCGCAGAGGTCATCGCCCCGGCACCCGCGGCAGCCGAGCGCCTCGTGCAGGTCGCTGAGGAGATCGGACGCACCATCGCGGAGGGACTCGGTGTGACGGGCATGCTCGCCGTGGAGCTGTTCGAGACCGACGATGAGCGGATCCTCGTCAACGAGCTGGCCATGCGACCGCACAACAGCGGTCACTGGAGCCAGGACGGCGCCGTCACCGGACAGTTCGAGCAGCATCTGCGCGCGGTCGTCGATCTGCCGTTGGGGAGCACGGCTCCTCGTGCAGCCTGGTCGGTGATGGTGAACATCCTCGGCGGTCCGGCGGAGGGCACGCTCGAGGAGCGCTTCCCCGCGGCGATGGTCGAGCACCCGCAGGCGAAGATCCACACGTACGGCAAAGCGCCACGACCCGGTCGCAAGGTCGGTCACGTGAACGTCGCGGATGACGATCTCGACGATGCCGTGTACGTCGCGCGTGCGGCCGCCGCACATTTCGTCTGA
- a CDS encoding PH domain-containing protein: MPPPGTPSEELLIARFRGHARRLFWSALVLIATFGATAYFYGNLPAGYEDWMLLSAAGALVLLAVVLPFIVWYSRSTTVTTRRVIAHHGVGARRRREMSHARGYTIAVRRGPLQRVWGAGTITLSNGVDAPMRLANVPNVTLVHETLADQIEVGQILAHRDAQAGGDEFDTA, encoded by the coding sequence ATGCCGCCGCCCGGCACGCCTTCGGAGGAGTTGCTGATCGCACGCTTCCGGGGCCATGCCCGTCGACTGTTCTGGTCTGCACTCGTCCTCATCGCGACATTCGGCGCGACGGCCTACTTCTACGGCAACCTCCCGGCGGGGTATGAGGACTGGATGCTGCTCTCCGCGGCGGGCGCGCTGGTGCTTCTCGCCGTGGTGCTGCCGTTCATCGTCTGGTACTCGCGGAGCACGACGGTCACCACGCGACGTGTCATCGCCCACCACGGCGTCGGTGCCCGTCGACGCCGGGAGATGTCCCACGCTCGCGGCTACACGATCGCCGTCCGACGCGGGCCGCTGCAGCGCGTGTGGGGTGCGGGCACGATCACCCTGTCGAACGGCGTCGACGCGCCGATGCGTCTCGCGAACGTACCGAACGTGACGCTGGTCCATGAGACTCTCGCCGACCAGATCGAGGTCGGGCAGATCCTGGCGCATCGCGACGCGCAGGCGGGCGGAGACGAGTTCGACACGGCGTGA
- a CDS encoding biotin--[acetyl-CoA-carboxylase] ligase has translation MSIGFPRSTAIVPRLELVARTGSTNADLRGHAHDADGWPHLSVLATHDQTAGRGRLDRTWVAPHGSALAVSVLLRALPAEPASRGWIPLLAGLAMAEAVAAQLPDEEVAVKWPNDVLVDGRKICGILAEAASDAIIVGAGVNTAMTVEQLPVATATSFAAQGVDVDEDRLLATYVTALDTRLTDLVAAAGDAVASGAHGAVTERCATVGQAIRVSMPGDRTQEGTAIGLDAEGRLLVVSEGVEHAISAGDVVHVRPAGN, from the coding sequence ATGAGCATCGGGTTCCCGCGCTCCACCGCGATCGTGCCGCGCCTGGAACTGGTGGCGCGAACGGGGTCGACCAACGCCGACCTTCGCGGGCATGCGCACGACGCGGACGGCTGGCCGCACCTCTCGGTCCTGGCGACGCACGACCAGACCGCGGGTCGCGGGCGGCTCGATCGGACCTGGGTGGCGCCGCATGGTTCAGCCCTTGCGGTTTCCGTGCTGTTGCGCGCTCTTCCGGCGGAACCGGCGTCGCGGGGCTGGATACCGCTGCTCGCGGGACTGGCGATGGCGGAGGCCGTGGCCGCGCAGCTCCCGGACGAGGAGGTCGCGGTGAAGTGGCCGAACGACGTGCTCGTCGACGGCCGGAAGATCTGCGGAATCCTCGCTGAGGCGGCGTCGGACGCCATCATCGTCGGCGCCGGAGTGAACACGGCGATGACGGTGGAGCAGCTTCCCGTCGCCACGGCGACATCGTTCGCGGCGCAGGGCGTCGACGTCGACGAGGATCGGCTGCTCGCCACCTACGTGACGGCGCTCGACACCCGGCTCACGGACCTCGTCGCCGCCGCCGGAGACGCCGTCGCGAGCGGCGCCCACGGTGCCGTCACCGAACGATGCGCGACTGTCGGGCAGGCGATCCGGGTGTCGATGCCGGGCGATCGCACGCAGGAAGGCACGGCCATCGGCCTCGATGCGGAAGGACGGCTGCTGGTCGTCTCCGAGGGCGTGGAGCACGCGATATCCGCCGGTGACGTCGTGCACGTGCGTCCTGCGGGAAACTGA
- a CDS encoding CDP-glycerol glycerophosphotransferase family protein, giving the protein MGALSDAKKAYRLLKRALASRTAVQRVRRRLAETEPYPAGHFKVAVYFADGAVNMYQMRQWYRPLAELARRWPVVVLSRQATGTEKLLDEASPPVAFVPKVRDLERFIATQDIRIVLYVNQNTRNFQMFRYGRRWHVFINHGESDKMYMTTNQYKAYDYAFVAGQAARDRLSRTLWDYDVDRRTIEIGRPQADHYSGTLPFVPDDRTVVLYAPTWEGDRPSAHYGSIASHGETLVARLLATGQHRVIYRPHPRSGVVDEAYGAAHRRIIAAIAAANAADPRAQHVYDDGPELGWQLTAADVAIVDISAMVYDRLAAGKPLMITRPTDDQASVDTQGYLSDCEWLTAESAADVVAEIERVRVDEAAIARLRMWVQHYFGDTTQGVATAKFHAAVDGLMQEWERWQAHEVGAVREDEDDDDEEADEEDA; this is encoded by the coding sequence ATGGGTGCACTGTCTGACGCGAAGAAGGCGTACCGTCTGCTGAAGCGGGCGCTCGCATCCCGGACCGCCGTCCAGCGGGTGCGTCGTCGCCTCGCCGAAACCGAGCCGTATCCGGCGGGGCACTTCAAAGTGGCGGTGTACTTCGCCGACGGTGCGGTCAACATGTACCAGATGCGGCAGTGGTATCGTCCGCTCGCGGAGCTCGCCCGCCGCTGGCCGGTCGTCGTGCTCTCGCGGCAGGCGACGGGCACCGAGAAGCTCCTGGACGAGGCCTCGCCTCCGGTCGCGTTCGTGCCGAAGGTCCGCGATCTCGAGCGCTTCATCGCGACGCAGGACATCCGCATCGTGCTGTACGTCAACCAGAACACCCGCAACTTCCAGATGTTCCGTTACGGGCGGCGGTGGCACGTGTTCATCAACCACGGCGAGTCCGACAAGATGTACATGACCACGAACCAGTACAAGGCGTACGACTATGCGTTCGTGGCCGGTCAGGCCGCGCGGGACCGCCTCTCGCGGACGCTCTGGGACTACGACGTTGATCGCCGCACGATCGAGATCGGGCGCCCTCAGGCCGATCACTACTCCGGCACGCTGCCCTTCGTCCCCGATGACCGTACGGTCGTGCTGTACGCCCCCACGTGGGAGGGCGACCGGCCCAGCGCGCACTACGGATCGATCGCATCGCACGGCGAAACCCTCGTGGCCCGCCTGCTCGCCACCGGACAGCACCGGGTGATCTATCGTCCGCATCCCCGCAGTGGCGTCGTCGATGAGGCCTACGGCGCCGCGCATCGACGGATCATCGCGGCTATCGCTGCAGCGAACGCCGCGGACCCGCGCGCCCAGCACGTCTACGACGACGGCCCCGAGCTCGGATGGCAGCTCACCGCCGCGGACGTCGCGATCGTCGACATCTCCGCCATGGTCTACGACCGGCTCGCGGCGGGGAAGCCGCTGATGATCACGCGCCCCACGGACGACCAGGCCTCTGTCGACACGCAGGGCTATCTGTCCGACTGCGAGTGGCTGACCGCCGAGTCGGCGGCGGACGTCGTCGCCGAGATCGAGCGCGTGCGGGTCGATGAGGCGGCGATCGCCCGACTGCGGATGTGGGTGCAGCACTACTTCGGCGACACCACACAGGGGGTGGCGACCGCGAAGTTCCATGCCGCCGTGGACGGGCTGATGCAGGAGTGGGAACGGTGGCAGGCCCACGAGGTGGGGGCGGTCCGCGAAGACGAGGATGACGACGACGAAGAAGCCGACGAAGAGGACGCATGA